In Nilaparvata lugens isolate BPH unplaced genomic scaffold, ASM1435652v1 scaffold6351, whole genome shotgun sequence, the following are encoded in one genomic region:
- the LOC120356275 gene encoding ras-related protein Rab-4B-like, protein FFIVKNDSSHTIGVEFGSKIINVAGKSVKLQIWDTAGQERFRSVTRSYYRGAAGALLVFDMTNRETFNALANWLSDARALASPNICILLVGNKKDLEAEREVTFLEASQFAQEN, encoded by the exons ttttttatagttaaaAATGACAGCAGTCACACGATAGGAGTTGAATTTGGATCCAAAATAATTAACGTCGCTGGAAAGTCTGTGAAACTTCAAATATGGGATACAGCCGGCCAGGAAAGATTCag GTCGGTGACTCGTAGCTACTACCGTGGCGCGGCCGGTGCACTGCTTGTGTTTGACATGACCAATCGCGAGACGTTCAACGCACTGGCCAACTGGTTGTCGGATGCGCGCGCACTTGCCAGTCCCAACATTTGCATCCTGCTAGTCGGCAACAAGAAGGACCTCGAAGCCGAACGCGAGGTCACCTTCCTAGAGGCCAGCCAGTTTGCGCAGGAGAATG